Proteins from a genomic interval of Equus quagga isolate Etosha38 chromosome 13, UCLA_HA_Equagga_1.0, whole genome shotgun sequence:
- the KLK6 gene encoding LOW QUALITY PROTEIN: kallikrein-6 (The sequence of the model RefSeq protein was modified relative to this genomic sequence to represent the inferred CDS: deleted 1 base in 1 codon) yields MGMKTLTIAVVLIVAAWAEEKNKVMHGGPCEQTSHPYQAVLYSSGHLLCGGVLIHPLWVLTAAHCKKTDLQVYLGKHNLQQRESFQEQSSVVRAVAHPGYNPATHDQDIMLLRLARPTRFSEHIQPLSLERDCSANHTSCHILGWGKTADGNYPDTIQCAYIHLVSREECERAYPGQITQNMVCAGDEKHGKDSCQGDSGGPLVCGDRLRGLVSWGNVPCGSKEKPGVYTDVCRYGHWIRKTIQAN; encoded by the exons ATGGGCATGAAGACGCTGACCATAGCTGTGGTCCTGATTGTTGCAG cctgggcCGAGGAGAAGAACAAGGTGATGCATGGCGGGCCCTGTGAGCAGACATCCCACCCGTACCAAGCTGTGCTCTACAGCTCCGGCCACCTGCTCTGC GGGGGGGTCCTCATTCACCCCCTGTGGGTCCTCACCGCCGCCCACTGCAAAAAAAC GGATCTCCAGGTCTACCTGGGGAAGCACAACCTTCAGCAAAGGGAGAGTTTCCAGGAGCAGAGTTCGGTTGTCCGGGCTGTGGCCCATCCTGGCTACAATCCCGCCACTCACGACCAGGACATCATGCTGTTGCGCCTGGCACGCCCAACCAGATTCTCTGAACACATCCAGCCCCTGTCCCTGGAAAGAGACTGCTCGGCCAACCACACCAGCTGCCACATCCTAGGCTGGGGCAAGACGGCAGATG GCAATTACCCTGACACCATCCAGTGTGCATACATCCACCTGGTGTCCCGTGAGGAGTGCGAGCGCGCCTACCCCGGCCAGATCACCCAAAACATGGTGTGCGCCGGGGACGAGAAGCACGGGAAGGATTCCTGCCAG GGCGATTCCGGGGGTCCGCTGGTATGTGGAGACCGTCTCCGGGGCCTCGTATCATGGGGCAACGTCCCCTGTGGATCCAAGGAGAAGCCGGGAGTCTACACCGACGTCTGCAGATATGGCCACTGGATCCGAAAAACCATCCAGGCCAACTGA
- the KLK7 gene encoding kallikrein-7: MAGSLLPAMLILLLSLALRSAGQEDECNRNGDKIIEGHACPKGSQPWQVALLRGHQLHCGGVLLNELWVLTAAHCMMNEYNVHMGSERLGDRSAQKIRATRSFRHPSYSTQTHVNDIMLVKLNSRARLSATVKKVNLPSSCAPPGTTCTVSGWGTTTSPDVTFPSELMCTDVKLISSEDCKKVYKDLLGNSMLCAGIPDSKTNACNGDSGGPLMCKGTLQGLVSWGTFPCGQPNDPGVYTQVCKYVNWIKETMRKHH; encoded by the exons ATGGCAGGATCCCTTCTCCCCGCTATGCTGATCCTACTACTGTCCTTAGCCCTGAGATCTGCTGGACAAGAAG ATGAATGTAACAGGAACGGGGACAAGATTATTGAAGGACACGCATGTCCAAAAGGCTCCCAGCCCTGGCAGGTGGCCCTGCTCAGGGGCCATCAGCTCCACTGTGGAGGCGTGCTGCTCAACGAGCTGTGGGTGCTCACGGCCGCCCACTGCATGATGAA TGAGTACAACGTGCACATGGGCAGTGAACGGTTGGGTGATCGGTCAGCCCAGAAGATCAGGGCCACAAGGTCATTCCGCCATCCCAGCTACTCCACTCAGACCCATGTGAATGACATCATGCTTGTGAAGTTAAATAGCAGGGCAAGACTGTCAGCAACTGTGAAGAAAGTCAACCTGCCCTCCAGCTGTGCACCCCCTGGGACCACATGTACCGTTTCTGGCTGGGGCACCACCACCAGCCCTGATG TGACCTTTCCATCGGAGCTCATGTGCACCGATGTCAAGCTCATCTCCTCCGAGGACTGCAAGAAGGTTTATAAGGACCTGCTGGGCAATTCTATGCTGTGTGCTGGCATTCCCGACTCCAAGACCAACGCTTGCAAT GGTGACTCAGGGGGACCACTGATGTGCAAAGGGACCCTGCAAGGCCTGGTGTCCTGGGGAACTTTCCCCTGCGGCCAACCCAATGACCCAGGTGTCTACACCCAAGTCTGCAAGTATGTCAATTGGATAAAGGAGACCATGAGAAAGCATCACTAA